From the genome of Miscanthus floridulus cultivar M001 chromosome 10, ASM1932011v1, whole genome shotgun sequence, one region includes:
- the LOC136489865 gene encoding secreted RxLR effector protein 161-like produces the protein MVNAKPIKTLMPTNGHINLNVEGKAEDTKVYRSMIGSLLYLCASRLDIMLSMCMCARFQVNPKECHLVAVKRILRYLVHTPNLGLWYPKGSKFDLLGYSDSDYAGCKVNRKSTSGTCQFLGRSLVSWSSKKQNCVALSTAEAKYVAAGACCAELLWMR, from the coding sequence atggtgaatgccaagcctatcaaaactctcatgccaaccaatggacatattaatctcaatgttgaaggGAAAGCCgaggataccaaggtatatcgctccatgatcggctctctactttatttgtgcgcatctaggctcgatattatgcttagtatgtgcatgtgtgctagatttcaagttaacccgaaagagtgtcacttagtggccgttaagagaatcttgagatatttagtacacactcctaaccttggcttgtggtatcctaaaggctctaagttcgatctacttgggtattcggattccgattacgcTGGTTGCAAAGTAAatcgaaaaagcacttcggggacatgtcaattccttggacggtccctagtgtcttggagttctaaaaagcaaaattgtgtagccctttccaccgctgaGGCCAAGTATGTTGCAGCTGGTGCATGTTGTGCtgaactactttggatgaggtaa